The following are encoded together in the Ictidomys tridecemlineatus isolate mIctTri1 chromosome X, mIctTri1.hap1, whole genome shotgun sequence genome:
- the LOC101955168 gene encoding spindlin-2, whose amino-acid sequence MKMHHKKTAARQQTREAPGHHTNSTTFRKRKASQKKQRRRSSQSQRNIVGCRISHGWKESDEPITQWKGTVLDQVPINPSLYLVKYDGIDCVYGLELHRDERILKLKILPDKVPLFQVRDVHFENTIIGKAVEHMFEGEHGSKDEWRGMVLAQAPIMKTWFYITYEKDPVLYMYQLLDDYKEGDLRIMPESSESSPTEREPEGVIDGLIGKHVEYTKEDGSKRSGKVILQVKAKPSVYFIKFDDDFHIYVYDLVKKSY is encoded by the coding sequence ATGAAAATGCACCACAAAAAGACAGCTGCAAGACAGCAAACCAGGGAGGCTCCAGGTCATCACACCAATTCTACAACCTTCAGGAAGAGAAAGGCCTCACAAAAGAAGCAGAGGAGGAGATCTTCACAGTCCCAGAGGAACATCGTGGGCTGCAGAATTTCTCATGGATGGAAGGAAAGTGATGAGCCCATCACCCAGTGGAAAGGAACTGTTTTGGATCAGGTGCCTATAAATCCCTCTCTTTATCTGGTGAAATATGATGGAATTGACTGTGTCTATGGACTGGAACTTCACAGAGATGAAAGGATTTTAAAGCTTAAAATCCTTCCTGATAAGGTGCCACTTTTTCAAGTCAGAGATGTGCACTTTGAAAATACTATAATTGGGAAAGCAGTGGAACACATGTTTGAGGGTGAGCATGGTTCTAAGGATGAATGGAGGGGGATGGTCCTAGCCCAAGCACCTATCATGAAAACCTGGTTTTATATTACCTATGAGAAAGATCCTGTCCTGTACATGTACCAGCTTCTAGATGATTATAAAGAAGGTGACCTCCGTATCATGCCAGAGTCCAGTGAGTCTTCTCCAACAGAGAGGGAGCCAGAAGGAGTTATAGATGGCCTGATAGGTAAACATGTGGAATATACCAAAGAAGATGGCTCCAAAAGGTCAGGCAAAGTCATTCTTCAAGTTAAAGCCAAACCTTCTGTGTATTTCATCAAGTTTGATGATGATTTCCACATCTATGTCTATGATTTGGTCAAAAAGTCCTACTAG